From Rhinolophus sinicus isolate RSC01 linkage group LG15, ASM3656204v1, whole genome shotgun sequence, the proteins below share one genomic window:
- the AATK gene encoding serine/threonine-protein kinase LMTK1 isoform X4, producing the protein MLKGKSTQPASRPRAPQRPPRRTGLTCTSCRSPRSPCPWPSSPGVQLLKATDLGRHSLLYLEEIGHGWFGKVFLGEVSSGILSTQVVVKELKASASVHEQVQFLEEAQPYRALQHGNLLQCLAQCTEVTPYLLVMEFCPMGDLKGYLRSCQVAESMAPDPLTLQRMACELACGVLHLHRNNYVHSDLALRNCLLTADLTVKIGDYGLSHGKYREDYFVTADQLWVPLRWIAPELVDEVHSNLLVVDQTKASNVWSLGVTIWELFELGAQPYPHHSDRQVLAYAVREQQLKLPKPQLQLTLSDRWYEVMQFCWLQPEQRPTAEEVHLLLSYLCAKGTTEAEEEFELRWRSLRPAGGGPGPGPGAACLTLGGAGELAAASSFPLLEQFTGDSFHADCDDVLTVTETSRGLNFEYKWEAGCGAEAFPPPGGAPSPGHTAHLQELCAPDGAPPGVVPVLSAHSPSVGSEYFIRLEEPAPVAGHDLDCAGCAPSPLAAALTSQGSDRNEDSDGSAATSLAMEPLLGQAPPANSPWGDCDHYPCRSVTQDPPRLARPPSPKALMLAEPGVEDTDWGVTTFCPPFFEDPLGTSPSGTSGAQWSLGKEEEPGDAEARRAAQQRHWSSNMSANNNSGSRAPESWDPGYAGGYMDGCPGRKHTLRAVPELGHPLAPEDPKDPLLEPEGASFGQKPGLCLGLPHLCPAEGLAPATCLVTSPWTEAAVSGGNSPQTEPRLLEEAEGSAGPQLPLPSIPSPSQEGAPLPTEEASAPTALPALPTPASSWATANEIAQTLDSGSSFLELEAQGSEDEDTTEATSGVFTDLSSDGLQAEKLDVMPAFRSLQKQVGTPDSLDSLDIPSSASDGGCEVFSPSVVGTSGGQPRALDSGYDTENYESPEFVLKETHEPCEPEVFGELASESESPGAESQLSASLSSFSEKNPYRDSAYFSDLDTEPETPVGPEKRRGGVPAPGPELDLERRQSSGLQPVQPSSESGVSGEAQSPGPREVPPLPSCEDSSLEPRACSTGPRPEPLWPQGPAQVPPVAQPGSSKTFLLTPVPPNSESHRPELQEAQGLLSALQERTGGPGTLRSPLCLALPGLPTAPEGRQEDDEEDSEDSDESDEELRCYSVQEPSEESEEEAPPVPVVVEESQSARNLRSLLKMPSLLSQAFCEDLERKKKAVSFFDDVTVYLFDQESPTRELGEPFPGAKESPPALLAGSPSSPSVPCRPRRAEGSPDGFAVEPGRRFEWDDGLPLTPSQQPALATPAPSKAAAPRHFSRFTVSPAPASRFSITHVSDSDAGSVGGPAGGAGSSCKEA; encoded by the exons ATGCTGAAGGGGAAGAGTACCCAGCCGGCTTCTCGGCCCAGGGCTCCCCAGCGGCCACCGCGCAGAACGGGCCTGACGTGTACGTCCTGCCGCTCACCGAGGTCTCCCTGCCCATGGCCAAGCAGCCCGGGCGTTCAG CTGCTCAAGGCCACAGACCTGGGCCGGCACAGCCTCCTGTACCTGGAGGAGATTGGCCACGGCTGGTTCGGGAAG GTGTTCCTGGGAGAGGTGAGCTCGGGCATCCTCAGCACGCAGGTGGTGGTGAAGGAGCTGAAGGCCAGTGCCAGCGTGCACGAGCAGGTGCAATTCCTGGAGGAGGCGCAGCCCTACAG GGCCCTGCAGCACGGCAACCTGCTCCAGTGCCTGGCCCAGTGCACAGAGGTGACACCCTACCTGCTGGTGATGGAGTTCTGCCCCATG GGGGACCTCAAGGGCTACCTTCGGAGCTGCCAGGTGGCGGAGTCCATGGCGCCTGACCCCCTCACCCTGCAGCGCATGGCCTGCGAGCTGGCCTGCGGGGTCTTGCACCTGCATCGCAACAACTACGTACATag TGACCTGGCCCTGAGGAACTGCCTGCTCACGGCCGACCTGACAGTGAAGATTGGCGACTACGGCCTGTCTCATGGCAAATACAGG GAGGACTACTTTGTGACGGCCGACCAGCTGTGGGTGCCGCTGCGCTGGATCGCGCCCGAGCTGGTGGACGAGGTGCACAGCAACCTGCTGGTGGTGGACCAGACCAAGGCGAGCAACGTGTG GTCCCTGGGCGTGACCATCTGGGAGCTCTTTGAGCTGGGCGCACAGCCCTACCCCCACCACTCCGACCGGCAGGTGCTGGCCTACGCCGTCCGGGAGCAGCAGCTCAAACTGCCCAAGCCCCAGCTGCAGCTGACACTGTCTGACCGCTG GTATGAGGTGATGCAGTTCTGCTGGCTGCAGCCCGAGCAGCGGCCCACGGCGGAGGAGGTGCACCTGCTGCTGTCCTACCTGTGCGCCAAGGGCACCACCGAGGCGGAGGAGGAGTTCGAGCTGCGCTGGCGCTCTCTGCGGCCCGCTGGGGGTGGCCCAGGGCCCGGGCCGGGGGCGGCCTGCCTGACACTGGGGGGCGCGGGCGAGCTTGCCGCCGCCTCGTCCTTCCCACTGCTGGAGCAGTTCACGGGCGACAGCTTCCACGCGGACTGCGACGACGTGCTGACGGTGACCGAGACGAGCCGCGGACTCAACTTCGAGTACAAATGGGAGGCGGGCTGCGGTGCGGAGGCCTTCCCGCCGCCGGGGGGCGCGCCGAGCCCGGGCCACACTGCGCACCTGCAGGAGCTCTGCGCCCCCGACGGCGCGCCCCCGGGCGTGGTGCCGGTGCTCAGCGCGCACAGCCCCTCGGTGGGTAGCGAGTACTTCATCCGCCTGGAGGAGCCCGCGCCCGTCGCGGGCCACGACCTGGACTGCGCCGGCTGCGCCCCCAGTCCCCTTGCCGCAGCCCTGACCTCCCAGGGCAGCGACCGCAATGAGGACTCTGACGGCAGCGCGGCCACCTCGCTGGCTATGGAGCCACTGCTGGGCCAGGCGCCACCCGCCAACAGCCCCTGGGGCGACTGCGACCACTACCCATGCAGGAGTGTCACTCAGGACCCGCCCCGCCTCGCGCGCCCTCCCTCTCCCAAGGCCCTGATGCTGGCAGAACCCGGAGTGGAGGACACTGACTGGGGTGTGACCACCTTCTGCCCTCCCTTCTTTGAGGACCCGTTGGGCACATCCCCCTCTGGGACTTCAGGGGCCCAGTGGTCCCTGGGCAAGGAGGAGGAGCCAGGGGACGCTGAGGCTCGCAGGGCTGCCCAGCAGAGACACTGGAGCTCCAACATGTCTGCCAACAACAACAGTGGCAGCCGAGCACCGGAGTCCTGGGATCCAGGCTACGCAGGCGGCTACATGGACGGCTGCCCCGGCAGGAAGCACACGCTACGGGCTGTCCCTGAACTGGGCCACCCTCTGGCCCCAGAGGACCCCAAAGATCCTCTCCTTGAGCCAGAGGGGGCCTCCTTTGGTCAGAAGCCGGGTCTCTGCCTTGGCCTCCCCCATCTGTGTCCTGCTGAGGGCCTGgcacctgccacctgcctggTCACATCCCCCTGGACAGAGGCAGCCGTAAGTGGGGGCAACAGCCCCCAGACAGAGCCCAGGCTTCTGGAGGAGGCTGAGGGCTCTGCTGGACCCCAACTTCCCCTTCCATCCATCCCATCCCCATCCCAAGAGGGAGCCCCGCTTCCCACTGAGGAGGCCAGCGCTCCCACCGCCCTGCCTGCCTTGCCCACACCTGCCAGCAGCTGGGCAACTGCCAACGAGATAGCCCAAACCCTGGACAGTGGCAGCAGCTTCCTGGAGCTGGAGGCGCAAGGCAGTGAGGATGAGGACACCACAGAGGCCACTTCCGGTGTCTTCACCGACTTGTCCAGTGATGGCCTGCAGGCCGAGAAGCTGGATGTGATGCCAGCCTTCCGCTCCCTGCAGAAGCAGGTGGGAACCCCCGACTCCCTGGACTCACTGGACATCCCGTCCTCAGCTAGCGATGGTGGCTGTGAGGTCTTCAGCCCATCAGTGGTTGGCACCTCTGGAGGGCAGCCCCGAGCCCTGGACAGCGGCTATGACACAGAGAACTACGAGTCCCCTGAGTTTGTGCTCAAGGAGACGCACGAGCCATGTGAGCCAGAAGTTTTCGGAGAGCTGGCCTCAGAGAGTGAGAGCCCTGGGGCCGAGTCTCAGCTCTCCGCCTCCCTCAGCAGCTTCAGCGAGAAGAACCCCTACCGTGACTCAGCCTACTTCTCCGACTTGGACACAGAGCCTGAGACCCCTGTGGGCCCAGAGAAGAGACGAGGCGGTGTCCCGGCCCCTGGGCCAGAGCTGGATCTGGAACGCCGGCAGAGCTCTGGGCTTCAGCCTGTACAGCCCTCCTCTGAGTCTGGGGTGTCTGGAGAGGCACAGAGCCCTGGCCCCCGGGAGGTGCCACCACTGCCATCGTGTGAGGACTCTTCCCTTGAGCCACGCGCctgctccacaggccccaggccagAGCCTCTCTGGCCCCAAGGTCCAGCCCAGGTGCCTCCAGTGGCCCAGCCCGGGAGTTCCAAGACTTTCCTGCTGACCCCGGTCCCACCGAACTCAGAGAGCCACCGCCCTGAGCTCCAGGAGGCCCAGGGACTGCTGTCAGCCCTGCAGGAACGGACAGGGGGCCCGGGCACCCTTAGGTCCCCACTCTGCCTGGCCCTGCCAGGACTCCCCACAGCCCCGGAGGGTCGGCAGGAGGACGACGAGGAGGACAGCGAGGACAGCGACGAGTCGGACGAGGAGCTCCGCTGCTACAGCGTCCAGGAGCCGAGCGAGGAGAGCGAGGAAGAGGCGCCGCCCGTGCCCGTGGTGGTGGAGGAGAGCCAGAGCGCGCGCAACCTGCGCAGCCTGCTCAAGATGCCCAGCCTGCTGTCCCAGGCCTTCTGTGAGGACCTGGAGCGTAAGAAGAAAGCTGTGTCCTTCTTCGACGACGTTACCGTCTACCTCTTCGACCAG GAAAGCCCCACCCGGGAGCTTGGGGAGCCCTTCCCGGGCGCCAAGGAGTCGCCCCCCGCGCTCCTGGCAGGCAGCCCCAGCTCCCCCAGCGTCCCCTGCCGGCCGCGACGCGCTGAAGGATCTCCCGACGGCTTCGCGGTGGAACCTG GCCGACGATTCGAGTGGGACGACGGCTTGCCGCTGACGCCGTCCCAGCAGCCCGCCCTGGCCACCCCCGCGCCCTCCAAGGCGGCTGCGCCCCGCCACTTCTCGCGCTTCACCGTCTCGCCTGCACCTGCGTCCCGCTTCTCTATCACGCACGTCTCGGACTCGGACGCCGGGTCCGTGGGAG GCCCGGCAGGAGGTGCTGGGAGCAGCTGTAAAGAAGCTTGA
- the AATK gene encoding serine/threonine-protein kinase LMTK1 isoform X5 — protein sequence MRLAVQLLKATDLGRHSLLYLEEIGHGWFGKVFLGEVSSGILSTQVVVKELKASASVHEQVQFLEEAQPYRALQHGNLLQCLAQCTEVTPYLLVMEFCPMGDLKGYLRSCQVAESMAPDPLTLQRMACELACGVLHLHRNNYVHSDLALRNCLLTADLTVKIGDYGLSHGKYREDYFVTADQLWVPLRWIAPELVDEVHSNLLVVDQTKASNVWSLGVTIWELFELGAQPYPHHSDRQVLAYAVREQQLKLPKPQLQLTLSDRWYEVMQFCWLQPEQRPTAEEVHLLLSYLCAKGTTEAEEEFELRWRSLRPAGGGPGPGPGAACLTLGGAGELAAASSFPLLEQFTGDSFHADCDDVLTVTETSRGLNFEYKWEAGCGAEAFPPPGGAPSPGHTAHLQELCAPDGAPPGVVPVLSAHSPSVGSEYFIRLEEPAPVAGHDLDCAGCAPSPLAAALTSQGSDRNEDSDGSAATSLAMEPLLGQAPPANSPWGDCDHYPCRSVTQDPPRLARPPSPKALMLAEPGVEDTDWGVTTFCPPFFEDPLGTSPSGTSGAQWSLGKEEEPGDAEARRAAQQRHWSSNMSANNNSGSRAPESWDPGYAGGYMDGCPGRKHTLRAVPELGHPLAPEDPKDPLLEPEGASFGQKPGLCLGLPHLCPAEGLAPATCLVTSPWTEAAVSGGNSPQTEPRLLEEAEGSAGPQLPLPSIPSPSQEGAPLPTEEASAPTALPALPTPASSWATANEIAQTLDSGSSFLELEAQGSEDEDTTEATSGVFTDLSSDGLQAEKLDVMPAFRSLQKQVGTPDSLDSLDIPSSASDGGCEVFSPSVVGTSGGQPRALDSGYDTENYESPEFVLKETHEPCEPEVFGELASESESPGAESQLSASLSSFSEKNPYRDSAYFSDLDTEPETPVGPEKRRGGVPAPGPELDLERRQSSGLQPVQPSSESGVSGEAQSPGPREVPPLPSCEDSSLEPRACSTGPRPEPLWPQGPAQVPPVAQPGSSKTFLLTPVPPNSESHRPELQEAQGLLSALQERTGGPGTLRSPLCLALPGLPTAPEGRQEDDEEDSEDSDESDEELRCYSVQEPSEESEEEAPPVPVVVEESQSARNLRSLLKMPSLLSQAFCEDLERKKKAVSFFDDVTVYLFDQESPTRELGEPFPGAKESPPALLAGSPSSPSVPCRPRRAEGSPDGFAVEPGRRFEWDDGLPLTPSQQPALATPAPSKAAAPRHFSRFTVSPAPASRFSITHVSDSDAGSVGGPAGGAGSSCKEA from the exons ATGCGACTTGCAG TACAGCTGCTCAAGGCCACAGACCTGGGCCGGCACAGCCTCCTGTACCTGGAGGAGATTGGCCACGGCTGGTTCGGGAAG GTGTTCCTGGGAGAGGTGAGCTCGGGCATCCTCAGCACGCAGGTGGTGGTGAAGGAGCTGAAGGCCAGTGCCAGCGTGCACGAGCAGGTGCAATTCCTGGAGGAGGCGCAGCCCTACAG GGCCCTGCAGCACGGCAACCTGCTCCAGTGCCTGGCCCAGTGCACAGAGGTGACACCCTACCTGCTGGTGATGGAGTTCTGCCCCATG GGGGACCTCAAGGGCTACCTTCGGAGCTGCCAGGTGGCGGAGTCCATGGCGCCTGACCCCCTCACCCTGCAGCGCATGGCCTGCGAGCTGGCCTGCGGGGTCTTGCACCTGCATCGCAACAACTACGTACATag TGACCTGGCCCTGAGGAACTGCCTGCTCACGGCCGACCTGACAGTGAAGATTGGCGACTACGGCCTGTCTCATGGCAAATACAGG GAGGACTACTTTGTGACGGCCGACCAGCTGTGGGTGCCGCTGCGCTGGATCGCGCCCGAGCTGGTGGACGAGGTGCACAGCAACCTGCTGGTGGTGGACCAGACCAAGGCGAGCAACGTGTG GTCCCTGGGCGTGACCATCTGGGAGCTCTTTGAGCTGGGCGCACAGCCCTACCCCCACCACTCCGACCGGCAGGTGCTGGCCTACGCCGTCCGGGAGCAGCAGCTCAAACTGCCCAAGCCCCAGCTGCAGCTGACACTGTCTGACCGCTG GTATGAGGTGATGCAGTTCTGCTGGCTGCAGCCCGAGCAGCGGCCCACGGCGGAGGAGGTGCACCTGCTGCTGTCCTACCTGTGCGCCAAGGGCACCACCGAGGCGGAGGAGGAGTTCGAGCTGCGCTGGCGCTCTCTGCGGCCCGCTGGGGGTGGCCCAGGGCCCGGGCCGGGGGCGGCCTGCCTGACACTGGGGGGCGCGGGCGAGCTTGCCGCCGCCTCGTCCTTCCCACTGCTGGAGCAGTTCACGGGCGACAGCTTCCACGCGGACTGCGACGACGTGCTGACGGTGACCGAGACGAGCCGCGGACTCAACTTCGAGTACAAATGGGAGGCGGGCTGCGGTGCGGAGGCCTTCCCGCCGCCGGGGGGCGCGCCGAGCCCGGGCCACACTGCGCACCTGCAGGAGCTCTGCGCCCCCGACGGCGCGCCCCCGGGCGTGGTGCCGGTGCTCAGCGCGCACAGCCCCTCGGTGGGTAGCGAGTACTTCATCCGCCTGGAGGAGCCCGCGCCCGTCGCGGGCCACGACCTGGACTGCGCCGGCTGCGCCCCCAGTCCCCTTGCCGCAGCCCTGACCTCCCAGGGCAGCGACCGCAATGAGGACTCTGACGGCAGCGCGGCCACCTCGCTGGCTATGGAGCCACTGCTGGGCCAGGCGCCACCCGCCAACAGCCCCTGGGGCGACTGCGACCACTACCCATGCAGGAGTGTCACTCAGGACCCGCCCCGCCTCGCGCGCCCTCCCTCTCCCAAGGCCCTGATGCTGGCAGAACCCGGAGTGGAGGACACTGACTGGGGTGTGACCACCTTCTGCCCTCCCTTCTTTGAGGACCCGTTGGGCACATCCCCCTCTGGGACTTCAGGGGCCCAGTGGTCCCTGGGCAAGGAGGAGGAGCCAGGGGACGCTGAGGCTCGCAGGGCTGCCCAGCAGAGACACTGGAGCTCCAACATGTCTGCCAACAACAACAGTGGCAGCCGAGCACCGGAGTCCTGGGATCCAGGCTACGCAGGCGGCTACATGGACGGCTGCCCCGGCAGGAAGCACACGCTACGGGCTGTCCCTGAACTGGGCCACCCTCTGGCCCCAGAGGACCCCAAAGATCCTCTCCTTGAGCCAGAGGGGGCCTCCTTTGGTCAGAAGCCGGGTCTCTGCCTTGGCCTCCCCCATCTGTGTCCTGCTGAGGGCCTGgcacctgccacctgcctggTCACATCCCCCTGGACAGAGGCAGCCGTAAGTGGGGGCAACAGCCCCCAGACAGAGCCCAGGCTTCTGGAGGAGGCTGAGGGCTCTGCTGGACCCCAACTTCCCCTTCCATCCATCCCATCCCCATCCCAAGAGGGAGCCCCGCTTCCCACTGAGGAGGCCAGCGCTCCCACCGCCCTGCCTGCCTTGCCCACACCTGCCAGCAGCTGGGCAACTGCCAACGAGATAGCCCAAACCCTGGACAGTGGCAGCAGCTTCCTGGAGCTGGAGGCGCAAGGCAGTGAGGATGAGGACACCACAGAGGCCACTTCCGGTGTCTTCACCGACTTGTCCAGTGATGGCCTGCAGGCCGAGAAGCTGGATGTGATGCCAGCCTTCCGCTCCCTGCAGAAGCAGGTGGGAACCCCCGACTCCCTGGACTCACTGGACATCCCGTCCTCAGCTAGCGATGGTGGCTGTGAGGTCTTCAGCCCATCAGTGGTTGGCACCTCTGGAGGGCAGCCCCGAGCCCTGGACAGCGGCTATGACACAGAGAACTACGAGTCCCCTGAGTTTGTGCTCAAGGAGACGCACGAGCCATGTGAGCCAGAAGTTTTCGGAGAGCTGGCCTCAGAGAGTGAGAGCCCTGGGGCCGAGTCTCAGCTCTCCGCCTCCCTCAGCAGCTTCAGCGAGAAGAACCCCTACCGTGACTCAGCCTACTTCTCCGACTTGGACACAGAGCCTGAGACCCCTGTGGGCCCAGAGAAGAGACGAGGCGGTGTCCCGGCCCCTGGGCCAGAGCTGGATCTGGAACGCCGGCAGAGCTCTGGGCTTCAGCCTGTACAGCCCTCCTCTGAGTCTGGGGTGTCTGGAGAGGCACAGAGCCCTGGCCCCCGGGAGGTGCCACCACTGCCATCGTGTGAGGACTCTTCCCTTGAGCCACGCGCctgctccacaggccccaggccagAGCCTCTCTGGCCCCAAGGTCCAGCCCAGGTGCCTCCAGTGGCCCAGCCCGGGAGTTCCAAGACTTTCCTGCTGACCCCGGTCCCACCGAACTCAGAGAGCCACCGCCCTGAGCTCCAGGAGGCCCAGGGACTGCTGTCAGCCCTGCAGGAACGGACAGGGGGCCCGGGCACCCTTAGGTCCCCACTCTGCCTGGCCCTGCCAGGACTCCCCACAGCCCCGGAGGGTCGGCAGGAGGACGACGAGGAGGACAGCGAGGACAGCGACGAGTCGGACGAGGAGCTCCGCTGCTACAGCGTCCAGGAGCCGAGCGAGGAGAGCGAGGAAGAGGCGCCGCCCGTGCCCGTGGTGGTGGAGGAGAGCCAGAGCGCGCGCAACCTGCGCAGCCTGCTCAAGATGCCCAGCCTGCTGTCCCAGGCCTTCTGTGAGGACCTGGAGCGTAAGAAGAAAGCTGTGTCCTTCTTCGACGACGTTACCGTCTACCTCTTCGACCAG GAAAGCCCCACCCGGGAGCTTGGGGAGCCCTTCCCGGGCGCCAAGGAGTCGCCCCCCGCGCTCCTGGCAGGCAGCCCCAGCTCCCCCAGCGTCCCCTGCCGGCCGCGACGCGCTGAAGGATCTCCCGACGGCTTCGCGGTGGAACCTG GCCGACGATTCGAGTGGGACGACGGCTTGCCGCTGACGCCGTCCCAGCAGCCCGCCCTGGCCACCCCCGCGCCCTCCAAGGCGGCTGCGCCCCGCCACTTCTCGCGCTTCACCGTCTCGCCTGCACCTGCGTCCCGCTTCTCTATCACGCACGTCTCGGACTCGGACGCCGGGTCCGTGGGAG GCCCGGCAGGAGGTGCTGGGAGCAGCTGTAAAGAAGCTTGA